ATCTCATGACTCTGACTCACTTGGGTGACTATTGTTTATGCTATTATTATCATCTTGCTTAGCAGGTTATTAATTTATTTCCCTAGTTGCTGGTTGCAgggtgcctggaatttcccttgaagggactcacaatttttcctttattttcatgctTAAGGAGGGATCCCAGTAGGCTGTGAAGAGGAGGAGTCCATGTTCTGTTTCACCATCATCTTGTTCACTTGCTTACTGAAACCCTCTGACACAGTGGGTTAATGAAGATTCATACAGGACacaaatatttgtacatttgGTATCCATTCTAAGAGATCTATCCACATACGAGCTAGTTCCATCAATAATCTCTTTGTCACCAATCCTCcaagtccttccttccttcctttttccctgtctccctcttttcctttctttctctctctttctttcttttttcttttctttctttcttcctttctttctttctttctttttctttctttctctttctttccttccttccttccttcttgcttgctttgtctttctttctttctgtctgtcttctttctttttgttttatttcatcttaatttttttagctTATGGCATAACCCACAGCCGAGTTAGTATCCCAATATGCCTGCTTCTAGATTCAGGTAATCCTTAACCTTTTTGGTTGATTTTGCAGTCAGTATTTCTTGTCTTTGAGTTGGTGTGGCATTTTCAATATTCAGTACGGATTCCCAGTTATACGTTAAAAATAATCCCTTCTGTCCCAGGACACTCATCAAAGTACTGCTATAGTGGAATCTTCCCGGAAACAGACAAATGAAAGCCAGTCTCTCTCAGGGCTAACCATGGTGAAGTCCAACGTGCTGCCCACTTGACTCTGGGCTGGAGCCTGCCTGAGCCCTATAGTTGACCCACTTAGCAAGCACATATAAACCAGTGAGAGACCCTAACCAACTGCCAGTGAGACATTTAAGAAGTTTCATACAAATATTAAATTGCATTTACTTGTCACAGATGGTCatacaaaatggaaaataataacatatttaaacAGTCTATTCAAGTCCAAGAGAAATTGAGCATTTACTCTCATTTCATAGTTTGTTAGGAAAGTTTGTAATGAGGGATTTGCAAGTGAACATGGTATGGTAGAAAAAGTGATGAGGATTTTTGAGCAAATTTTCTGCATGTTAGTGCTCTTATTGATTATATACTTACtggatatttgaaagaaaaagaagtaaagcaTAAAGCTTGGGTTTATTTAATGCCCTCAGAAGGCTAGGttgaggaaaataataaagaaattttcCGAGCTACTACCGTTTTGGAGTTAAAACAGATCATGGAGCCTCCATTAACACACAAGATACTTTCTTActgctttaataaaataaatgataagatTCTGTTAAAACAAACAGAATATAGTTTAATCTACGTGACACCATCATTCTGGTTGGCATAGTAAAACTGATGAATGACTAACAGTACCTACAATTATGCTCTTTTGtaccaataaaatttatttaaggctgggcatggtggctcatgcctgtaccaGCACTTTGccaggcggaggtgggaggatcacttgaggtcaggagttagagaccagcctggccaacaaagcaagaccctggtctctacccccaccaaaaaaaaaaatgctgggcatggtggtatgtgactgtagtcccagctactcaggaggctgaggcaggattgcttgagccaggagttgcagtctgcagtgagctatgatggtgccactgcactccagcctgggtgacaaatttatttaattggtTTTGGTTTGATTTTGTATTATTATCACTAAAACTCCAGAAAACTTTTAcagcaaaaaaaccaaaaaacaaacaaaaacaagaaagaaagaaaaggaaaggaggatgggagaaaggcaggaagggagggaggaaggtaggaaaagaggaagggagggaggaaagaaggcaagCACGCAGGCAGATGCCTAAATAAAGAATACATAGGGGCCTGGACAAATAAATTGCTTTATGGACTGTTATGCACCCATAGAATAAGTTAGACTTACATGATGAGTAAAGCTGTTTAGGATACATGAAGTGAAAACGTTAAAATAAGCGGGGGAGAAAAggctaaatataaaataatgccattgtgtgtgtgagagaggatCACAATGATATACAAATTCCAGGCTAACGGTGACAGTGGCTGCCTCGGGGAGTGGGACTAAGGAGGGGTAGGTGGGGTTTgacattttactttattaattttggTATTGTCTGAGGGTTTTTAAACCATAaataatgtattaattttaaaaatgcttttaaaaatcagcattttcAATAGTTAACGGTCTATGCTTCAACAACGTTTTCCGTTTAAAACCTGTGTGCGGCCCACACACGTATGACATTCTGGTTATGTGATTCACTGCTGAAAAAGAACTGGACGCCAGGAAATTGGGGGTTGAGTCCGAAGCAAGGTGAACGCCGGACATCGAGACATGGAATCCTAGACCGGCCCGGAAGTGCCTCTGCTCCGTCCGCCTTCGAGGAGAGGTCGGCATCTTTCTTCCCTGCCCGGCCATTGTTCGTGCCGCGCTTCTAGCAACGCCGGGCCGGTAACCCCCTCTCCCTCCTTGCGCGTTCCGGGTCTCGTGAGTTGGCTGTGAGGACCGGGAATGGAGGCGGGTCAGGGAGGGTGGGGCTGGAAAAGGGGTGTGGAAAGTGAACCTCAGCCGCTGGGAAGTGGGAGCCGGAGGAGGGGGCGGCGGTCAGTGCCGGGCGGCTTCGGGCGTCCCCTAGACCAGAGTGGTCATCCCCAGCTGTGGGGACATTGTACAAGAAAGGGTTGTAGGAGGACTGCGAGGCTGAAGGGTCACCTCGGTGAATAACGACAACAGGCTTAGGACTCAGGGAAAGAAACACCCGGGAGAGGAAGTTAAGGACAATTAAGACTTTGGCAGCCTTCACGATGGAGAACCTGTATATCCTCTTACCTCTAGATTCTGAAAGCAAATTAAGGGGCGTTGAATGGACTGGTTTTCAAGCGCAGAATGCAGCAGTTCCCGATTCCCTTTTCCTTAGTTCATTGATTCTCAAACCTTATAATACATACAAATCACTGAGGAGCCCGTTAAAGGGCATATTCTGGGTCTCCCTGTACTTCTCTCCACCTCCCAATTCAGATTCCCCAGATGTCTGCCATAGGGCCTTTCAAGCTGGAATTCAGCTGCTGCGCTGTGCTTCCTGACATTTTGGAGACACACATTTTGGGAACACCCCCATGGGTTTCAGGGGCTTCCTGCGTCTGTGGAGAAAACTTGGGCTTCTTTGGCTTCTTAGGATTGTCCTCAAAAAGAAGTTGACCTTGGGCAATCTACTTAACTTTCCCTGGCTTCCATTTCTTATCTagtgaaataattattataataaaacctCAGTGGGTaattgtgaggatgaaatatAGTCTTGTATCTGAAAGCATATTGTAGACTTGTGCAGTGTTGACTGTTATTCTTCAGTAGCAGCAGGGCGGTGTGGAAAGCTCCAGGACTTGGAATCCACCTAAGCCTTTCTTTCTGTAAATTTAGTGAAAATAATACCAACCTTAAAtggttgttttgaagattaagaAAACTGAAGTAAATAGTAAAGTAAATGTTGGTTCATTCATTTAGTCGACAGTAacaatatttccatttattctttCTCTAAGTTGATGTTTATACAGTGAGTTCAAACTTTTTATTCAGACTTTCTGAGTGATCGGTGCAGTCCCTAATTCATGGGCTGTTTTCCTCCATGAACTCTGTGAAGTATTATTGCTATTTCTTCTTCACATAAAGAAACCAAGATTGaaagaagatttaaaaacttggcacaaggtcacacaactagtaaataTTAGGATCAGAATAAAACCTAGGtctgggtcaggtgtggtggctgacacctgtaatcccagcactttgggaagccaaggtgggaggatcacttaaacctaggagtttgaggttgcagtgagctgtgattatgccactgcactccagcctgggaaacagagtgaaattccccattttaaaaaaaaaagaaagaaagaaaacccatatCTGGGTAACTTAAAAGCTTATGCTCTTTGCacattatgaatatatatatttccattatttCCATCCTTTGGTCACCAAATCACTTTTCAGAGAAGAGCTTTAGGGCCTATGATAATTGCTTGTATTATCAGTTTCTGTCATCAGCTATTatcatttttctatataaataatttatttttactgctcAGGCAAGCGCCTCCAAGGTTTGTCTTGAAGCATAGCTCCAGCTGGAGGGTACCTTTTAAGCTGTTCAAGGTCAAGATGAATACAAACTCAAAGGAGGTTTTATCCCTGGGTGTTCAAGTTCCCGAGGCATGGGAAGAACTTCTGACAATGAAAGTGGAAGCAAAAAGTCACCTTCAATGGCAGGAATCCAGACTGAAACGCAGTAATCCACTGGCAAGGGAAATCTTCCGAAGGCACTTTCGACAGCTGTGCTACCAAGAGACCCCTGGACCAAGGGAGGCTCTTACTCGACTCCAGGAACTTTGTTACCAGTGGTTGAGGCCACATGTGAGCACAAAGGAGCAGATTTTGGATCTGCTGGTGCTGGAGCAGTTTCTATCCATTCTGCCCAAGGAGCTCCAGGGCTGGGTGAGGGAACACTGTCCAGAGAGTGGAGAAGAGGCTGTGATTTTGCTGGAGGATCTGGAGAGAGAGCTCGATGAACCACAACATGAGGTAGGAAGGGAGATTTGctagagaaaaatgtgtattttggcATGCCAAGAATCCTTGTAACTTCTGCTTTGTGTCTCCTTGACATTGGTGATAAAATACTCTCttcctgtttccttctttcttggaAGTGTTTATTTCAGACAGTTAATTTCTTCAAAAGTCAAATCTTGTCTTTTTGTCCCCAGATGGTGGCCCACAGACACAGACAAGAAGTCCTCTGTAAAGAGATGGTGCCTCTAGCAGAGCAGACACCACTGAGCCTTCAGTCCCAGCCTAAGGAGCCACAGCTCACATGTGACTCTGCTCAGAAGTGCCATTCTATTGGAGAGGCAGGTGAGGGACAGCATTTATTTGATGTTGAACGAATTTCACCTGgtcaagcaaaaacaaacaataaacccAGAGCTGGGAAAACAGGAGACCCAAAGACTCCTTACCAGATAGCAGTAATGGTCAGTTCTTCTGAGAGCCTAGTGTGCTCATCTTTGACCCTTCTCCCTGCGTGCAGACTTCTCCCTGAGTACCACCCTGGAAGCTCTCTGGACTTCTGATGCATGGTACATGAGGAAGGCTTTCAGGGATCGCTGTGGAGCACAGCTTCAGAGAATGGACTTCAAGGTTTGACAGACAGGTTCAGATCCTGGCATCACCTCATGGAAGCTGCTTGTATTGGGCAGATTACTTAACCACTTGACCTCAGatccctcatctacaaaatggggttGATAATAGCTTTGGTTTAGTCTACTTGCGCTGCCTTaagagaataccacagactggttgtctttaacagaaatttattttcttacattttcaaaGGCTagtagtccaagatcaagataccATCAGGtatggtttctggtgaggcctcttcctggcttatagatggccatcttcttgctgtatcctcacatggcctttcttctGTATGCAtacagagagagagcaagctctCTCATCTTATAAGGACAGATACCATTCCTACCCGATAGGGCCCTTCCTTATAACCTCATTTAACTTTTAATACCTTCCtcaaggccctatctccaaatataatcATATTGAGGGGTTAGGACCTCAGCATATGTGAGGGAATACAATTTAGTCCGTAACCAGTATGTACCTCAGAAAGTCATTGTGAGTATCAAATACAATTTATGAAAAGCACTTGGCATGCATTATGCTTAATACATGGTCACTATTGTCACAAATCACCAGTGCCACCCTTGCTGATTTGGGTTCATACTTGCAGTAGAAAGATATGAGATATgcttagtaagtggcagaactgtaTGGGAGAATCCAGTGAAATCAGACTTTgccatttccttctctgtaatCTTCTGAGTGGTGGCAGTGACCACCCTTGTGGATATAGTACTGAGCACTTGGGACTGAGTCAGCTGCTTTCCCATTCTAGCCCTCCCTGCAGGAATTGGCTCTAGCTTGTCTGATTTCCCACACATAAAATCATGCCCTCTTACTGACTTTTTGTTAATGTTCTGACAATCAATCTGTAGCAAGGTTCTACTGTTTTCAGTTTCATATTACCCCTATATGCATCAAAGCTGCAACTTCCCTTGCCTCTTTGTCCCTAGGttctgtttatttcatttacCCTAGCAATTATGGATTTCTATTACATGGAACTCATCTCTTGATTTAAATTAAAGTGTATGTGTTGAGTAAATTCTGTGCAGACCTTCTTATAGCTTCTGTGACTTTATCAGATTAAAATTGCTTCTGATATCATTGTCCCTCTTTATGAGCATCTTTCCAGtcaatttgtttctttcttcttcctctctctatgAACTTGGACCTTTTATTTTCTAGCCACTTCCTTTCTTCTACCTTCCAAACTGCATCTAGAACCCTGCTGAGAATCCCCTTTTCCAAGAAGCACATCTATATTTTCCACCTATCCacttatctatccatctatcattcaacaagtgtttattaagcat
This DNA window, taken from Pan paniscus chromosome 5, NHGRI_mPanPan1-v2.0_pri, whole genome shotgun sequence, encodes the following:
- the ZSCAN9 gene encoding zinc finger and SCAN domain-containing protein 9 isoform X2 produces the protein MIIACIISFCHQLLSFFYINNLFLLLRQAPPRFVLKHSSSWRVPFKLFKVKMNTNSKEVLSLGVQVPEAWEELLTMKVEAKSHLQWQESRLKRSNPLAREIFRRHFRQLCYQETPGPREALTRLQELCYQWLRPHVSTKEQILDLLVLEQFLSILPKELQGWVREHCPESGEEAVILLEDLERELDEPQHEMVAHRHRQEVLCKEMVPLAEQTPLSLQSQPKEPQLTCDSAQKCHSIGEAGTFLFSKPVVIPQLKGGGETWPNNRGVLRDEVIKTEDRELVLRKDCPKIVEPHGKMFNEQTWEVSQQDPSHGEVGEHKDRIERQWGNLLGEGQHKCEECGKSFTQSSGLIRHQRIHTGERPYECNECGKAFSRSSGLFNHRGIHNIQKRYHCKECGKAFSQSAGLIQHQRIHKGEKPYQCSQCSKSYSRRSFLIEHQRSHTGERPHQCIECGKSFNRHCNLIRHQKIHTVAELV
- the ZSCAN9 gene encoding zinc finger and SCAN domain-containing protein 9 isoform X4, with the protein product MIIACIISFCHQLLSFFYINNLFLLLRQAPPRFVLKHSSSWRVPFKLFKVKMNTNSKEVLSLGVQVPEAWEELLTMKVEAKSHLQWQESRLKRSNPLAREIFRRHFRQLCYQETPGPREALTRLQELCYQWLRPHVSTKEQILDLLVLEQFLSILPKELQGWVREHCPESGEEAVILLEDLERELDEPQHEMVAHRHRQEVLCKEMVPLAEQTPLSLQSQPKEPQLTCDSAQKCHSIGEADEVIKTEDRELVLRKDCPKIVEPHGKMFNEQTWEVSQQDPSHGEVGEHKDRIERQWGNLLGEGQHKCEECGKSFTQSSGLIRHQRIHTGERPYECNECGKAFSRSSGLFNHRGIHNIQKRYHCKECGKAFSQSAGLIQHQRIHKGEKPYQCSQCSKSYSRRSFLIEHQRSHTGERPHQCIECGKSFNRHCNLIRHQKIHTVAELV